A section of the Pseudorasbora parva isolate DD20220531a chromosome 2, ASM2467924v1, whole genome shotgun sequence genome encodes:
- the LOC137047569 gene encoding uncharacterized protein isoform X1: protein MIPVCPWSSEVLNQLDPSHRNKFPAVLTTQLALDRRCVTLLKPRTAGNSSSFLQQALEEVHSEEWARRSSDGDLTDCEFHKERCALTQTEVVYQQPPPFCPLPLAQCFETVHANEIVSHLEELKGVITSTDGNILKLDSTKKITKKLAGGIADTATWMTNVGNEFGQVLNCVLTTGEGAGLDDLCQGIVKRYKDAGEPEPVVIYVDRDCCSETGVTQVLTWFRPWKVTVRLDVFHFMRRFTAGLTTEHHPLYGTFCSKLSSCIFEWDLVLKRQKELLEQTNLLLVRVNNTTVSSWLLDRQRRTDRDTLLQGVELPQPVGLAKEPLPKPRELPSAPDEHGHVAIEFQEPENQEGEAVICQRKYARTGTAVSSITHTDTELGNY from the exons ATGATTCCTGTCTGTCCTTGGAGTTCAGAGGTCCTTAACCAACTGGATCCCTCCCACAGAAACAAGTTCCCCGCTGTTCTTACCACACAGCTGGCTCTCGACAGGAGGTGTGTGACTTTGTTAAAGCCCAGAACTGCTGGGAACAGCTCCAGTTTCTTGCAGCAAGCTCTTGAGGAAGTTCACAGCGAGGAGTGGGCACGACGGAGTTCTGACGGAGATCTGACAGACTGTGAGTTTCACAAAGAGAGATGTGCCCTGACACAGACAGAAGTGGTTTATCAGCAGCCACCGCCATTTTGCCCACTACCTCTAGCACAGTGTTTTGAGACCGTCCATGCAAACGAGATCGTGAGTCACCTTGAGGAGCTAAAGGGTGTCATAACCTCAACCGATGGTAACATCCTGAAGCTAGACTCTACCAAGAag ATCACTAAAAAGCTAGCTGGTGGCATTGCGGACACTGCTACTTGGATGACAAACGTTGGCAATGAGTTTGGCCAAGTCCTAAACTGTGTCTTAACCACTGGTGAGGGAGCTGGCCTAGATGACCTGTGTCAGGGCATCGTAAAGCGATACAAGGATGCTGGAGAGCCGGAGCCAGTTGTAATTTACGTTGACAGGGACTGCTGCAGCGAGACAG GCGTGACTCAAGTTCTTACCTGGTTTCGACCATGGAAGGTCACAGTGCGACTTGACGTCTTCCACTTCATGCGGCGGTTCACTGCTGGTCTTACAACGGAGCACCATCCACTGTATGGCACTTTCTGCTCCAAGTTGTCCAGCTGTATATTTGAATGGGACCTCGTCTTAAAGAGGCAAAAAGAGCTACTGGAACAAACCAACTTGTTGCTAGTTAGAGTGAACAACACCACAGTGTCTTCATG GCTTCTTGACAGACAGAGaagaactgacagggacacctTGCTACAAGGGGTGGAGCTTCCCCAGCCTGTTGGTTTGGCAAAGGAGCCACTGCCAAAGCCTAGAGAGCTCCCATCTGCACCTGATGAACATGGACACGTTGCCATTGAGTTCCAGGAGCCTGAAAATCAAGAGGGTGAGGCAGTTATCTGCCAACGTAAATATGCTCGCACTGGAACTGCAGTGTCTTctattacacacacagacactgagcttggaaattattaa
- the LOC137047569 gene encoding uncharacterized protein isoform X2 produces MISLEKESLANVVIIRNKFPAVLTTQLALDRRCVTLLKPRTAGNSSSFLQQALEEVHSEEWARRSSDGDLTDCEFHKERCALTQTEVVYQQPPPFCPLPLAQCFETVHANEIVSHLEELKGVITSTDGNILKLDSTKKITKKLAGGIADTATWMTNVGNEFGQVLNCVLTTGEGAGLDDLCQGIVKRYKDAGEPEPVVIYVDRDCCSETGVTQVLTWFRPWKVTVRLDVFHFMRRFTAGLTTEHHPLYGTFCSKLSSCIFEWDLVLKRQKELLEQTNLLLVRVNNTTVSSWLLDRQRRTDRDTLLQGVELPQPVGLAKEPLPKPRELPSAPDEHGHVAIEFQEPENQEGEAVICQRKYARTGTAVSSITHTDTELGNY; encoded by the exons ATGATATCTTTGGAAAAAGAATCCCTTGCAAATGTGGTTATCATAAG AAACAAGTTCCCCGCTGTTCTTACCACACAGCTGGCTCTCGACAGGAGGTGTGTGACTTTGTTAAAGCCCAGAACTGCTGGGAACAGCTCCAGTTTCTTGCAGCAAGCTCTTGAGGAAGTTCACAGCGAGGAGTGGGCACGACGGAGTTCTGACGGAGATCTGACAGACTGTGAGTTTCACAAAGAGAGATGTGCCCTGACACAGACAGAAGTGGTTTATCAGCAGCCACCGCCATTTTGCCCACTACCTCTAGCACAGTGTTTTGAGACCGTCCATGCAAACGAGATCGTGAGTCACCTTGAGGAGCTAAAGGGTGTCATAACCTCAACCGATGGTAACATCCTGAAGCTAGACTCTACCAAGAag ATCACTAAAAAGCTAGCTGGTGGCATTGCGGACACTGCTACTTGGATGACAAACGTTGGCAATGAGTTTGGCCAAGTCCTAAACTGTGTCTTAACCACTGGTGAGGGAGCTGGCCTAGATGACCTGTGTCAGGGCATCGTAAAGCGATACAAGGATGCTGGAGAGCCGGAGCCAGTTGTAATTTACGTTGACAGGGACTGCTGCAGCGAGACAG GCGTGACTCAAGTTCTTACCTGGTTTCGACCATGGAAGGTCACAGTGCGACTTGACGTCTTCCACTTCATGCGGCGGTTCACTGCTGGTCTTACAACGGAGCACCATCCACTGTATGGCACTTTCTGCTCCAAGTTGTCCAGCTGTATATTTGAATGGGACCTCGTCTTAAAGAGGCAAAAAGAGCTACTGGAACAAACCAACTTGTTGCTAGTTAGAGTGAACAACACCACAGTGTCTTCATG GCTTCTTGACAGACAGAGaagaactgacagggacacctTGCTACAAGGGGTGGAGCTTCCCCAGCCTGTTGGTTTGGCAAAGGAGCCACTGCCAAAGCCTAGAGAGCTCCCATCTGCACCTGATGAACATGGACACGTTGCCATTGAGTTCCAGGAGCCTGAAAATCAAGAGGGTGAGGCAGTTATCTGCCAACGTAAATATGCTCGCACTGGAACTGCAGTGTCTTctattacacacacagacactgagcttggaaattattaa